The sequence below is a genomic window from Pseudobacteroides sp..
AATGGAATTCAGTAAATGGAACTACAAGTGCTTTCGGTGCCTTAATAATTCCAAACTCTGCACAATTTGATAACTGCAGGATATATGCACAGTTTGGCAATACAAGATCAACAAATATGTTTTATAACAAATAAAACGATTTATATTAATAGTGATTATAAATACTGACTAAAAGGGGCTTGATTAAAGCCCCTTTTAGTATCATACAGCCTCAAATTCTTCATCATCCTCTATACAGGGTAAAGTTATTGTAAAGGTTGTACCCTTGCCTAATTCACTTTGAACGTCAATATTTCCGCTATGTTGTTTGATTATTTGGTGGCATACATTCAATCCCAGCCCTGTACCGCTCTTTTTAGTTGTAAAGAAGGGGGTGCCTATTTTCTTTAAGTCTTCCTTTGATATGCCTTTTCCATTGTCTGAAATTTGTATAACCATCTCATTTGTCTGTTCATTATACCCTGTATCTATCTTAAGTTTTGCTGATTCTACTTCTGCCATTGCATCAATAGCATTTTTACAAATATTTAGCATAACTTGCTTTAGCTGTGACTCATCACAATATAAATACCTTTCTTCATTAGACAAATTGAAATCAATATCTACTCCTTTAACAAGGGAGGATGCCTCAATCATGGCTTTAATTGATTTGAATACATCACATAAGGAAACCTCTTCCATTTGAGCTTCTCTAGGCTTTGACAAAAATAAAAATTCACTTATTATTTTGTTCACCTCTTCAATATTACTTTTTATTTTTGCAGTATGGCCTTTAATCGTTTTATCATGGGAAAGCATATCGATTAACTGGCAGCGGCCTTTTATTGTTGTTAAGTAATTTCTGGTTTCATGCACTATTCCAGCACCCATTTGGCCCAATAACGCAAGTTTTTCCTGTTGTATCATTTTTTGCTGCTCTTTTCTAATCTCAGTTATATCTGTGCCTACACTTATCCCTCCGATTATTTCTCCCTCAATATTTTTAATCGGTGTAAAATACATGAGAAGCTCTTTCCTATTACCTTTCATAGACTTCACAGCAATCTCATGGTATTGTTTATCTTCAATTCCTCTCAGTGCCATATCGAAGAAATTATCGCAGTCGAAATCTACTAGTTTATTTAATTCATCCAGATCCATACCTTTGATCCTTTTATCTTCTATCTCAAATACCTCTTCGAGGGCTTTATTGTGCAATATAATCTTCCTATGCTTATCTATCATAAGCACGCTGTTGCTTATTGCGTTTAATATAGTCTGTGTTTGAAGATGAACATTCTCGAGTTCCTGCTCCCTTTTCGCATCCTTTATAAGAACCAAAATACCGCTGCCGATTCTCTGAGCTGTCACAGAAAGCTTGACAATATCGCCTCTTCCTGTTTGACAGATCCACATAATCTGGTTACCTTCAACTTTATTATTTATTAATTCATCTAAAAGAAATTTTTCGTCTTGCCTTTCTCCCCCAAATTCCTTTAGTACATCTTCCAGAAAATAACCATATAATTTATTTCTATCACACGCCAAAACATCTTCAAACATCCTGTTTACATATATAATTCTTCTGTCAAACCCACACTTAAGCACTGCTATAGGAAGTGCATCAAGAGTGCTGTTGAGGTTTTCTGTGATAGTTTTTATTTGTATATGTGCCTCATCCAGCTTCTTATATGCATTATCCAGCTTTATGTGTTCATCTTCAAGATTTTCATACGGATAAGTAACGGTGGAAATGTATATTCCTTTAAAGAGATAGAAATAAGACGCAATCTTTAAAACATGTCCTATGGTCCATATTGTAGACTCCACTGTAATATATAAAACAAAACAAAACTCTGCTGATATTGTGAGAATCAGTGATACGAAAATATATTTATATGTAACTATTCCTGTGCCGGAAACTTTATTTTTTGTAAAATACACTGCTAACATAAGTATGGACATTATAACAATTTCCATTATTAATTTTACCTGAGTAATTCCTTGTTCAGTTAGAAGTATGGGCAAATAATCATGATATACTATACAAAAAACCGATACACCTGAAGCTATTATTAATGTAATACATAGTGCCAGCCACTTATTAAGCCTAATCCTGAATGACTGCACCGACAACAATAGTATTACTGCCTCAGCAAATCTTCCCAGTACCCAGTACCAGGTCGATAGATCAAAGAATGAATGTGAATTTAGATTTAATTTGAAGTAAAACAAAGTATGCAGAGCATCAAAGAGTGCAACTGCAAGATAACCAAATCCTAAAATATATATTCCCGTAGTACCGTTATTATAGGTAAACCATGCTGCAAAGAAAGTGGATATTGAGATAAAAACACAGCTTAGTTCCAATGCCGAATGATAAATATCCAAATATTTTATTAGTACCGTATGTAAAACCACAGCAAAAAGGATTGATCCTGCAACGGTAAATAAATACTGAATAATTAAGGTTTTTATTGATACTTTACTATTCAATCGGTCATTTTGTTCTGTACCCAATTTAATCCCCCTGGTAAAATTAAGCTCATTTATTTTTACGATAATTAATACACAAATAACTATAAAAAGCTACATTATGAATACATTTCTTGCATTTCAAAATTATAACATATGCTTTAATATATGTCCAACATGCGTGGAAATATAAACCTTGACAACACCTTTAATACAGCTGGTATAATCATAATATAATAAGGGATTAAAGCTAAGTTAGAAAAACAACTGAATTTTTATACTTTTTGTATAAATTAAGAAAGGTAAGTATATGAACATACAGATATATGCTTTAAAAAAATGCTTCGATACTCAAAAGGCTGAACGCTATTTCAAGGAGAGGAACATCAGCTATCAGCTTGTAGACCTGGCCAAATACGGACTTAGCAAAGGGGAATTTGAAAGTGTAAAGAAAGCTGTCGGGCTGACAGATCTAATAAATGACAAGTGCAAGGAATATACTGCATTAAACATGCAGAGGCTTGGGACTGGAAAAGTAGCTGAAGAAGTGCTCTTTAAAAATCCCAAGCTCTATAAATCGCCTATAGTAAGGAATGGAAAACAAGCCACTGTTGGATACAAGCCGGAAATATGGAAGGATTGGGTATAAGTCATCACTTTATATCATAGCCTGCTATAAGGTCCTCCAAAGTGTCCCTTTTTCTTATAAGCCTGTCTGATCCGTCTTCACATATGAGTACTTCAGACGGTCTTAGCCTTAAATTGTAGTTTGAGCACATTGAGTATCCATATGCCCCTGCATCCAAAACAGCAACAATGTCGCCTTCCTGTATATCATCAGGAAGCAACCTGTCTTTTGCCAATACATCACCTGTTTCGCAAATATTTCCCACAACTGTGGCAATACTTCTTTTTTCACCGGTCAACAGCTTACCATTCCTGAAGAATACAATTTCATGATATGAGTCATACATGACAGGCCTCATAAGTACATTGAAGCCTATATCTGTCCCTATATACCTTCTTCCGTAGTTTACTTTTAAACTATATACCGTTCCAAGTAAAACTCCGCTTTCAGCCACAACATACCTTCCAGGTTCTGTTTTTATCTGAACCTCTCTGCCGTAGGCCTTCATCCACTCCAGGATTACCTTTTCAAGCCCGTGTGATAAATAAGAAAGATCAAGCCTGTTTTGGCTATCCTGTTTTTTATAAGGTATTCCAAAACCTCCCCCAAGATCAACAAACTCCAAGCCATCAAATGCTGAAGCAATGTGAAGAAGTGACTTAACCCCCTCAATATAAGGCTTTCCCTCTAAAAACAATGAGCCTATGTGCTGATTTACTCCGACAACTTTTAAAGAATATTTTTCAGCTATTTCTTTTACCTCATTAACAAGAGTGCTGTCAATTCCGAACTTTGTATTGCTACCTGCCGTAACCACCTTTTCATGGTGACCTGCTCCTACTCCCGGGTTAAACCTTATGGAAACCCGGCCACCTCTACCGATCTGACCATAAGTTTCAAGCTGAGACAATGAATCCACACTGACAAGAACCCCATTTGCTGCAGCGTATTTCATTTCATCCGCTGATACATTGTTTCCGACGTAGAAGATTTGAGAAGGTTTAAAGCCCGCTTTCAAAAGCACATAAATCTCACCTGGAGACATTGCATCTGCATTCAACCCTTCATCCCTGACAATCTTCAAAAGCTCAATATTTGAGTTTGCTTTTATTGAGTAGTTAGCCACAAACCACGGATATCTTATAAGATTTTTCATTTCTCTGCAGTTTTTTCTAAGGGTCTTTTCGTCATACAGATATAAGGGACTTCCGTATTTATCCAAAATTCTCTTCAAATCAATGTTGTTATAAAAATTGTAATCAAATTCCATATTGTCATTATTCATATTATTTATCCCCTTTTAGCTCTGAAATCTGTATTTCGTTTTTCAAAGAATCCTTAACCAGCTCAACCAACGGCTTATTTTTTGAATATAGGCAGATGTCCTGGTCACCTCCTGTTATGCAGCCTGTAAGCACCTCGGTTGAATCAGCAATAAGCCTTATCTGTCCTGAAGCCTTGGTAGTATAATGGACTATAGCCCCATTTATATCAAGCTTTCCTGATGCTATAGCTACAACCTTTACACCCCTTTTTATTGCCTTTTCCAACTCATCTGATATATAATCAAATTCTTTGTCAGTCATTGAAATATATACTCTTTCCTTTGCCTCTCCAATAATGTTTTTCATTTTATCCAGTATGTGCTTAATGCCACTTATTGTTATATATGGCTCATATGGCTTACGGCCTTTGGGGCATTCCATTTTAATTATTTCTGTTACTTCTTTTATGTGGTCTACCACATTTTTGCAATATTCCTCAACCTGCACCGCAGTGTATCTGGGAACACTTCCTTCAACCAGATACGCACCGCCTTTTTCAACAAGTGCAGCCAGTGCTTGATATACATTGGCTCTTGGAATGCCTGTCACCTTTGCTGCTTCATACCCAGTAAGCTCACCCTCCCTTGAAAGTGCAACATACAATTCGGATTCATGTCTCGTAAGTCCTGTTACCATAAGGCTTTGAATTAGATTTATATCTATCACCACCCAATTATAGCAATATCATCGCCCTATTATGGTAGTATTATTTACTACCACTATAATGTTACTACATATTCAAGTAATATGTCAATGCATTGTTTAATACATAGGATTTATTTTTATATTTACTATGTTAAAAAGTGTAGCCAATAAACCTAAGGATAATTATCAATTTCTTATTATGGATATTATCTAAAATACCGATAGATTTAGCATGGTAAGTAGTTCAGACTATATTTATAACAATAAGTACAGAGGAGATAATCTATGAAAAAGATATCCACAAAAATTGTTATCTTGTCTTTAATTAATTCGCTGATTATTGCATTAACAATATCCATTGTAACATCTATAATGGGAAGCCAGGGATCTGCTTCTGACAGAAGTGCTATTCCTTTTTCTGTATTAATCGGTACGCTGACTTCAATGTTAATCGGTGCCTGTTTATCATACTTAATTGGAATTTATATATCAAAACCAATAGTCAAATTAACTGAAGCTGCCAAGAGAATGGCTCAGCTAGACTTGTCCGAAAACAATGATTTTAAAAAAACATTAAATAGCAAAGATGAGTGCGGAGCCATGGCAAAGGCTTTATGGGAAACCAGAAAATCAATGAGTGACCTTATAAAAAGAGTAACACATATCTCAAACAATCTATCACTACATTCAAAGGAATTAAGCGAATCCGCAGATGAAAATACAAAAACCATAAACCAAATCGTACTAACAATAAATGAAATCGCAGAAGGCAATAACCACCAGGCAGAAATCGTCAATAGCACGAGCCAAACAATTTCAGATGTTGTAAATACTATAGATGGAGTTAATCAAGCTACTTCGGAAAATGCTGAAAACGCTGTTAAATCACTGGAGATGGTCAGACTAGGTCAGAGTGCGGTTGATCTGGTTATGGAAAGAATGCGTGAGAATTTTAATATTACACACGAGGTTGGCAATTCCATCAATGAGTTAGGTGAAATGGTTGCAAAAGTTGAGGGCATTGTTGATGTAATAACATCTATAACGGAACAGACTAATCTTTTGGCTCTCAATGCAGCAATAGAAGCTGCTAGAGCAGGAGAAGCAGGAAAAGGTTTTGCCGTCGTTTCGGAAGAAATCAGAAAGCTGGCTGAGGGGTCAGCATCCGCTGCAAAAGAAATAACAACAATCATAAGAGAAACTACAGAAAAAAGCAAACAGACCTCTGAAAACATGGCTTTATCAAAAGTAACTGTCAATTCCCAGGCTGAAGCCGTAAATAATACAAAAGATGCTTTTGATAAAATTAAGATGGCTGTAGAAGATATAGTAAAACGTTCACAACACTCCGCAGAGATGCTTCAAAACATTGACTCCAGATCAAAAGAAATCGCAACCCAGACTCAGGATATGGCCTCAGTAGCACAGCAATCGGCAGCAAGCTCGGAGGAAATATCTGCTTCCGGTCAGGAACAGCTGGCATCAATTGAGATTGTGGCACAAGCTGCAGCAGGATTATCCAAGATGGCCGATGAACTCACACTTGAAGTAAAGAAGTTTAAGATTTAATATTTACATCGACAAAGGCTCCCCTTATCTTGTTTATGCAAGGTAGGGGGAATTTTATTGCTTTTTTATCACACAACAAATTTATAACATAATGATAATTTTTTACTTTTATGCTTTTTAAAGTAAACTTTTTGTGTTAATATTATGTTAATCCCTTTATCTACATTAAAAGTGATTAATCTATTACATTTGTCTGTCGCAAATCCCGTTAACCCGTTCGTTATTTGCTCCGCCAAATGTAAGATTATTAACACTTTTAATATAGCAAAGGTATTAAATAAAATGCATCGATGCAATTGTAGGGCTAATAATCAGACAAACAAAAGAATGGGGGATTAGTATGAACAAAAGAAGTAAATTTTTAACTACATACGTAGTAGTTTTATTTGTAATTGCCATTTTCAGCATATCAGGCTATGCAGCTATGTATGAATGTGAGCTAAATGACACATTTGAGTCAGCAACACCTCTTGACAAATATGGTAACTACAACGAAAAAATTATCGGTAACTTAGACAGTGTGATAGATGAGGATTATTTTATCTTTACACCAATGTACACAGGACCTTATGAGATCACTATAGAGTCAGGTAATTCTGCAACAAAAACTTTATACAACCCATCCAGAGAAATAATTGATGAGACCCCAAATAGTACTCTACGTGCTGAATTAACAGGAAACCACAACTATTATATAAAACTCAAATGCAATAGCACATATGATATGTCAAAGGCCGGCTATACAATCAGCATTATCCCGTTAAAGCCAAATAGAATAACCATAACTGAAGTAGAATATAACAGCTCATTCCTGTCTGCCAATATTCTACCAAACAATACAAAGACAGTCTCCATTTCCGGAGCAATTAACCAGCCTGCTGACGAAGACTATTACATGTTTACTCCACGGATAAGCGGAACATACACTATAAAAACCACTGGTTCCACCGATACAGTAGGGTATCTTTATGATAATAACGGAATCGGTACAGGTATAATGCGTCCCGCAAGCAAGCAATATCTTACCACTAATGATGATTACGGCAGCGGAAACTTTAGTATCACATATGATCTGTCGGCATCTACCACTTATTATATAAAGGTTACACATTGGGATTCAAGTGCTAACAGCGGTGATTATAATCTTGTTGTTTCCATTCCTCAGGAAACCATTTCTTATGATAATGAGGGAAATTCAATCAATTCAGCCTATGTGCTAAGTGCCGGAACTCCATATACTGCACAAATAAACTCATCCTCTGATGTAGACTATTTCAGATTTACTGCTTCTCAAACAGCCTACTACAGGATTGAAACCAAGGGCTTCAATAATACAACAGGACAGGTTTATAGCGGCAGTGGACAGCTTTTGGCCAGTGATACAGATGCAGTAGAAAACTGTGTACTGGAAATGCAGCTTCAGAAAAACATAGCTTATTATATAAAAGTAACCGATAGCAATGGTTCAACAGGAAATTATACAATCAGTGTAACCAGGGGAAAAACTCTGCCACTTGTATACCAGACCCAGCAGCCTTACAGTTTATTATGCTGGGCAACAAGTGCATCCATGGTGAGTTCCTATATCAATAACACCAATATAAACCGTACTGTTGAAATTGCTAAATATATTTATCCAAATTCTTATTCCTACCAGTTTAACCAACCAAATACTATGTCTACCCTATCAGAAGGCATAGAAAGATACATAACAGGTTATTCAGCAAGACATATAACTCCAAAAAAGTTCTCAAGTGTTTTTGGAGCATATCCTTTCGATGATATTGTGAAAGCTATTGATATGAATTCACCCATAGCCTTTCTTATAGATAATCATTGTATAGTGGGTAAAGGTTATATGTATCAGAAAGATGGGGTAACAGGCCCATTTGTGATCTATAATGACCCATGGGATGGTCAGGAACATGCAATTAACTTTAACGAATTCCTTTTCTACGAGAGTGTTTGCTATATTCCAACTCCTGCAGCAAATGGTGAAAAAGAAGTTAATGATACAGTTTTTTCTGCTGATATTATTGATATAAATGTTGAAAAAGTTGCTTCAATAGACAATGAAGGTGACGTTGATTGGTACAAGATAGGAGCATATCCCGGCAACTACACTGTTGAAACCTTTGGTATGACAGATACATATGGGGAAGTTTACAAGGGTTCAATACCTATTCAGGATCCATATATAGCAAATAGAAGTGAAGTGTGGTACAGTGAATTCAACCTTATAGGCCAGGACAACAGCAGTGGTGCAAACGGTAACTTTAAAATCAATTTCACTAATGACAATTCACTAAGAACCTACTATGTTAAGGTAAAACATTCATCACCCTATATTACAGGAAATTATACAATAAAGGTTACAAGAAATTAGAACGATATAATTACGTGTACAGCCAGCTGCGGAATATCCCAGCTGGCTTTTTATTGCTCTTGCTTAGGAAATTATCAAAATTGCAAAATCATATTGGATTTTGATATACCATTTAATATGGAGGCATCATCCCCATAAAAAAGAAAAGTCCCACCAGGGACATTATTTAAAAATCAGACAATTAAAAATAATAGAATCAGTTAGCCATAGTAAAATTATACCAGAATTTTTACCAGTTTATACATCCAATACTAATTATACGCCTTAATTATTTTTTATTCCATTCCTGAAGATTTATTTCCCCTTTTGGGAGTATTACCAATTTTAAAAATGTAATTCACTTATTTTATATTTAGAAGCAAAATTGAGGGTTTTGCTTAGAATATTCTTTATATTGAAGGGAATGTTGCAAATAAAGTATAATTTTATCAAGTTTTAGTGTATAATAAAAAAAGCTAAAGTCAAATTTTGAAATTTAAAATTATTAAAAGCTTGAATATTGGAGTTTAGTATGAAGTCGGAAATGAGAAAGGCCAAAACAAAAAAGCATAAAGAGTATTTATCAATCATGCTTATACCTCATTCCCAGGATAGAGTGAGGGTTATAAAGATTTCGTCCTTCTATCTGAAAGTTTCTTTGCTAGTTGCTGTACTAATAATTTTTATTTCAGGTCTTATCGTAATAAACATCAATTTATCCAATCACAAAAAATCACTGGAATCCAACATCGAAAATCTTTCTAAGCTTAATATAGATCAGAAAAACATGATTAGCGAGAAAGCAAATGCTATTAAAAGTCTAGAGGAACGAGAAAAAATAATTAATTACAAAATAAACCAATTTACCGAAAGATACAAGGATATGGCAGAAAAATACTTATCTGATGAACCGGGCAGCAAAACCAACAGGTCGGGGGACAGAACTGAAAGGACCTTTGTTGATGACATAAGAGTATTAAAGGACAATTTAGATGAATTAATAAACGAGAATAGTAATCAAACAAAGGATATAACCGGGTTGGCCGAAATAGAGGATAAGCTTAAAAAGTATACTGCAACCATCCCAACGCTATGGCCAGCAAAAGGCAGGCTCAGTTCCCGATTTGGAGAGCGGGAGGATCCTTTCAATTACTCCGAGCGTTTCCATGCCGGCATTGATATTGCTGCTGACTGGGGCTCCGATATCCTGGCAGCTGCAGAAGGCACTGTAATAACTGCAGGCACTATGCCTGGTTACGGCAAAGCGGTAGTTGTTTCACATGGTCACGGTTTAACCACACTATACGGGCATATTTCTGCAGCAGTAGCCAAAGAAGGCCAGAAAATAAAAAAGGGGCAGTTAGTTGCCAGAGTTGGAAGCACAGGAAGAAGCACAGGACCCCATTTGCATTTTGAAGTAAGAATCAACGGCACACCTGTTGACCCATTAAAATACCTTGATTAATAAAACCACCATATTTTCCTAGGCACTAACAAGATCACAGAGTGATTTTGCAATAATAATCCATGTTTTAAAGGAGGCCCAAAATGTTTGGTAAAAAGGAGTTTGACGGAATTGACAAGTTTGATACCCTAATAGGTGCAAGCTCGGTTTTTGAAGGAAACATTAAGTCCGACGGTACAATAAGGATTGATGGAAAAGTTATTGGGGATCTTGCTGTAAATGGCGATATATACATAGGCTCAGAAGCCAGCGTGAAAGGAAACATAAACGCCAACAACATACATAATGCAGGAACAGTTGACGGGAACATCGAAGCCAACGGTATCTTAAGACTCTTATCTACATCCAAAATCAACGGCGACATAACTGTTCAAAGCTTTATAGCTGATGAAGGGGGAGTTTTTAACGGTAAATGTACAATGAAAGATGCAAAGACTAATAGCAAATAGTAATCCCCCACATATGGAGGTAACAAGGTATGGATAAAAGCCTTTTTAATCCAACGCTTAAGACAAATGGAGTTAGTGAGACAAAGTCGTATGATATAAGCAAGCTGTTTTATGTAGCTTTTTTCGGCGGAGTTATACCTATAACAGTCTTAGGCTCAAGAAATGCACGATGGCTTGGTGTTAAAAGTCAAAAAATAAACCTGTTCTATATCATAGGCATCTTTATACTTGTTTCAAAGGCTATATTTGCTGCTTTAATTTTATCCAAGACGATTCATATAAGTTCCAGGGATATGAGACTAGGGATCCGCATAGCCGACGTCGTGTTTTATTTATTTATGTATTTTACCATGAAACCAAAGTTCTATCAGCACATATTAAATGGAGGTATAGTCACTCCTCTTCTTAAAGATGCCCTTAAATGGATAGCTATAGGTGTTGCAATCGAAATAATGCTATTGATCGGAGGTGTATTTGTTGCCTATGCCCTTCAACAATGAATTTTTATTAAGCCTGGAAGAGGCATACCATCTACTTGAAATAAACAGGATAGATTCAGCAATAGGTAAAATAAACAGCCTTCTTGCATCGGCTCCAAATAATGGCGAGCTATTGTTTTTAAAAGCTGTATGTCTCCACCAAAAGAACTCAAATGATGAGGCCCTGTACTTGTGTAAAGATGCATTAGGGCATGGATTTGAAAAAAGCCGCTGCCATCATCTCTTGGCAAAAATCCTGTATGATAAGAATGATTATATAAACTCGGAGGAGCATTATCTTGAATCACTTGCGGCAAATCCTCACAACCCGGATGTACTTGCCGATTACGGTGAATTGATGTTTAAAACGGGTCATCAGGATAAAGCATTTAAACTTGTAAATGAAGCCTTAAGATTAGACCCGTATAACGGTGCTGCCCTTACATTTTATATCAAGTATAACCTGTCCACAAATAATAAAACAGCCCATGCAGATGCACTGCAGCGTTATATGTCATCCTCAGATAATGACCTTGCAAAATTGGCAAAATTGGGCATATCCCAATTAATCTCAGGCAACTCCAAGGATGCCCGTGAAGCAATCAGGCAGGCTTACTTAATGGATCCTACAAATAAGGATCTTCTGGAATTGCTTCAGGAATTGATTGTGGATTCCAATCCTTACTTCAAGCCTATTCAAATGGTAGAAAAGATAGGTGGTCCCAAGGTCCTTTGGCTGGCATTCA
It includes:
- a CDS encoding MASE3 domain-containing protein, coding for MGTEQNDRLNSKVSIKTLIIQYLFTVAGSILFAVVLHTVLIKYLDIYHSALELSCVFISISTFFAAWFTYNNGTTGIYILGFGYLAVALFDALHTLFYFKLNLNSHSFFDLSTWYWVLGRFAEAVILLLSVQSFRIRLNKWLALCITLIIASGVSVFCIVYHDYLPILLTEQGITQVKLIMEIVIMSILMLAVYFTKNKVSGTGIVTYKYIFVSLILTISAEFCFVLYITVESTIWTIGHVLKIASYFYLFKGIYISTVTYPYENLEDEHIKLDNAYKKLDEAHIQIKTITENLNSTLDALPIAVLKCGFDRRIIYVNRMFEDVLACDRNKLYGYFLEDVLKEFGGERQDEKFLLDELINNKVEGNQIMWICQTGRGDIVKLSVTAQRIGSGILVLIKDAKREQELENVHLQTQTILNAISNSVLMIDKHRKIILHNKALEEVFEIEDKRIKGMDLDELNKLVDFDCDNFFDMALRGIEDKQYHEIAVKSMKGNRKELLMYFTPIKNIEGEIIGGISVGTDITEIRKEQQKMIQQEKLALLGQMGAGIVHETRNYLTTIKGRCQLIDMLSHDKTIKGHTAKIKSNIEEVNKIISEFLFLSKPREAQMEEVSLCDVFKSIKAMIEASSLVKGVDIDFNLSNEERYLYCDESQLKQVMLNICKNAIDAMAEVESAKLKIDTGYNEQTNEMVIQISDNGKGISKEDLKKIGTPFFTTKKSGTGLGLNVCHQIIKQHSGNIDVQSELGKGTTFTITLPCIEDDEEFEAV
- a CDS encoding arsenate reductase family protein; this translates as MNIQIYALKKCFDTQKAERYFKERNISYQLVDLAKYGLSKGEFESVKKAVGLTDLINDKCKEYTALNMQRLGTGKVAEEVLFKNPKLYKSPIVRNGKQATVGYKPEIWKDWV
- the lysA gene encoding diaminopimelate decarboxylase, whose translation is MNNDNMEFDYNFYNNIDLKRILDKYGSPLYLYDEKTLRKNCREMKNLIRYPWFVANYSIKANSNIELLKIVRDEGLNADAMSPGEIYVLLKAGFKPSQIFYVGNNVSADEMKYAAANGVLVSVDSLSQLETYGQIGRGGRVSIRFNPGVGAGHHEKVVTAGSNTKFGIDSTLVNEVKEIAEKYSLKVVGVNQHIGSLFLEGKPYIEGVKSLLHIASAFDGLEFVDLGGGFGIPYKKQDSQNRLDLSYLSHGLEKVILEWMKAYGREVQIKTEPGRYVVAESGVLLGTVYSLKVNYGRRYIGTDIGFNVLMRPVMYDSYHEIVFFRNGKLLTGEKRSIATVVGNICETGDVLAKDRLLPDDIQEGDIVAVLDAGAYGYSMCSNYNLRLRPSEVLICEDGSDRLIRKRDTLEDLIAGYDIK
- a CDS encoding TrmB family transcriptional regulator is translated as MIDINLIQSLMVTGLTRHESELYVALSREGELTGYEAAKVTGIPRANVYQALAALVEKGGAYLVEGSVPRYTAVQVEEYCKNVVDHIKEVTEIIKMECPKGRKPYEPYITISGIKHILDKMKNIIGEAKERVYISMTDKEFDYISDELEKAIKRGVKVVAIASGKLDINGAIVHYTTKASGQIRLIADSTEVLTGCITGGDQDICLYSKNKPLVELVKDSLKNEIQISELKGDK
- a CDS encoding HAMP domain-containing methyl-accepting chemotaxis protein, with amino-acid sequence MKKISTKIVILSLINSLIIALTISIVTSIMGSQGSASDRSAIPFSVLIGTLTSMLIGACLSYLIGIYISKPIVKLTEAAKRMAQLDLSENNDFKKTLNSKDECGAMAKALWETRKSMSDLIKRVTHISNNLSLHSKELSESADENTKTINQIVLTINEIAEGNNHQAEIVNSTSQTISDVVNTIDGVNQATSENAENAVKSLEMVRLGQSAVDLVMERMRENFNITHEVGNSINELGEMVAKVEGIVDVITSITEQTNLLALNAAIEAARAGEAGKGFAVVSEEIRKLAEGSASAAKEITTIIRETTEKSKQTSENMALSKVTVNSQAEAVNNTKDAFDKIKMAVEDIVKRSQHSAEMLQNIDSRSKEIATQTQDMASVAQQSAASSEEISASGQEQLASIEIVAQAAAGLSKMADELTLEVKKFKI
- a CDS encoding papain-like cysteine protease family protein; translated protein: MNKRSKFLTTYVVVLFVIAIFSISGYAAMYECELNDTFESATPLDKYGNYNEKIIGNLDSVIDEDYFIFTPMYTGPYEITIESGNSATKTLYNPSREIIDETPNSTLRAELTGNHNYYIKLKCNSTYDMSKAGYTISIIPLKPNRITITEVEYNSSFLSANILPNNTKTVSISGAINQPADEDYYMFTPRISGTYTIKTTGSTDTVGYLYDNNGIGTGIMRPASKQYLTTNDDYGSGNFSITYDLSASTTYYIKVTHWDSSANSGDYNLVVSIPQETISYDNEGNSINSAYVLSAGTPYTAQINSSSDVDYFRFTASQTAYYRIETKGFNNTTGQVYSGSGQLLASDTDAVENCVLEMQLQKNIAYYIKVTDSNGSTGNYTISVTRGKTLPLVYQTQQPYSLLCWATSASMVSSYINNTNINRTVEIAKYIYPNSYSYQFNQPNTMSTLSEGIERYITGYSARHITPKKFSSVFGAYPFDDIVKAIDMNSPIAFLIDNHCIVGKGYMYQKDGVTGPFVIYNDPWDGQEHAINFNEFLFYESVCYIPTPAANGEKEVNDTVFSADIIDINVEKVASIDNEGDVDWYKIGAYPGNYTVETFGMTDTYGEVYKGSIPIQDPYIANRSEVWYSEFNLIGQDNSSGANGNFKINFTNDNSLRTYYVKVKHSSPYITGNYTIKVTRN
- a CDS encoding M23 family metallopeptidase, with amino-acid sequence MKSEMRKAKTKKHKEYLSIMLIPHSQDRVRVIKISSFYLKVSLLVAVLIIFISGLIVININLSNHKKSLESNIENLSKLNIDQKNMISEKANAIKSLEEREKIINYKINQFTERYKDMAEKYLSDEPGSKTNRSGDRTERTFVDDIRVLKDNLDELINENSNQTKDITGLAEIEDKLKKYTATIPTLWPAKGRLSSRFGEREDPFNYSERFHAGIDIAADWGSDILAAAEGTVITAGTMPGYGKAVVVSHGHGLTTLYGHISAAVAKEGQKIKKGQLVARVGSTGRSTGPHLHFEVRINGTPVDPLKYLD
- a CDS encoding polymer-forming cytoskeletal protein — encoded protein: MFGKKEFDGIDKFDTLIGASSVFEGNIKSDGTIRIDGKVIGDLAVNGDIYIGSEASVKGNINANNIHNAGTVDGNIEANGILRLLSTSKINGDITVQSFIADEGGVFNGKCTMKDAKTNSK